In Leptospira stimsonii, a single window of DNA contains:
- a CDS encoding HAD-IA family hydrolase, with product MNQNRYLFLDVGDTILHLKKAAGETYLEILLDAGLKKDKNAGEIFRKAFSEAWHRMNEKAPPDHRDKYQFHPGGTPGWWKELLNDFLLRIPESVPLEQAFPVIYNRFADPELWEVDPGFWELKDFCKREGWGLGVISNWDHRLRDLLNSKKILEHLNPVIVSAEFGYEKPSPKIFEEAMRLVNLPPESLVYCGDKFELDVVVPKSLGWRSYLKKEDGDIRTLSELIRHLSG from the coding sequence GTGAATCAGAATCGATATTTATTTCTGGATGTGGGAGACACCATTCTTCATTTAAAAAAAGCCGCGGGAGAAACCTATTTAGAAATCCTCTTGGATGCGGGTTTGAAAAAGGATAAGAATGCGGGAGAAATCTTTCGAAAGGCATTCTCGGAAGCGTGGCATCGGATGAACGAAAAAGCTCCGCCCGATCATCGCGATAAATATCAGTTTCATCCGGGCGGAACTCCGGGGTGGTGGAAAGAATTATTAAACGACTTTCTCTTGAGAATTCCGGAAAGTGTTCCTCTGGAACAAGCGTTTCCCGTCATTTACAATCGATTTGCCGATCCGGAACTCTGGGAAGTTGACCCGGGATTTTGGGAACTTAAGGACTTTTGTAAAAGAGAAGGCTGGGGTTTAGGAGTTATTTCCAACTGGGATCATCGTCTCAGAGATCTTTTGAATTCTAAAAAGATATTAGAACATTTGAATCCTGTAATCGTAAGCGCGGAATTCGGATACGAAAAACCATCTCCAAAAATTTTCGAAGAAGCGATGAGGCTCGTCAATCTTCCTCCCGAATCCCTGGTTTATTGCGGAGACAAATTCGAACTCGACGTAGTGGTTCCGAAATCGCTCGGTTGGAGATCCTACTTAAAAAAAGAAGACGGAGACATTCGAACCCTTTCGGAATTGATTCGACATTTATCCGGTTGA
- a CDS encoding DJ-1/PfpI family protein, with protein MSGSNFSIGIFIFPGVTQLDFTGPFEVFSRIPKAKVFLFAQTKETITTESGMKFIPDYDFANCPDLDILLVPGGSGTTHLMEDSEVLEFLRKKAENSKFITSVCTGSLVLAAAGLLDGYKATTHWLSLDVLKLFPIQISSERFVKDRNRITGGGVTAGIDFALFLTAEFFGTELAEEIQLMIEYNPAPPFTSGHPTTATSHLVDKVKGSRETAQNRRKAAAIRVLESRPKS; from the coding sequence ATGTCAGGTTCAAACTTTTCCATTGGAATCTTTATCTTTCCGGGCGTCACACAACTTGACTTCACCGGTCCGTTCGAAGTGTTCTCGAGAATCCCGAAAGCAAAGGTATTCCTCTTTGCTCAAACGAAGGAAACGATCACTACGGAATCTGGAATGAAATTTATACCCGACTATGATTTCGCGAATTGTCCGGATCTGGATATTCTTCTCGTTCCGGGAGGTTCGGGAACGACGCACCTAATGGAAGATTCCGAAGTGTTAGAGTTTCTCAGAAAGAAAGCCGAGAATTCTAAATTTATCACTTCGGTTTGCACCGGTTCCTTGGTTCTTGCGGCGGCGGGACTTTTAGATGGTTATAAGGCGACTACTCATTGGCTTTCCTTAGATGTCTTAAAATTATTTCCAATTCAGATTTCAAGTGAACGTTTTGTAAAGGATCGGAATCGAATCACGGGTGGTGGCGTGACTGCGGGAATCGACTTTGCCCTTTTTCTCACTGCTGAGTTTTTCGGAACGGAACTTGCCGAAGAAATTCAATTGATGATAGAATACAATCCGGCGCCTCCTTTTACATCAGGCCATCCCACGACCGCAACTTCCCATCTCGTTGACAAGGTGAAGGGAAGTCGGGAAACGGCGCAGAATCGAAGAAAGGCGGCGGCAATACGAGTTCTGGAATCTCGTCCTAAGTCGTAA
- the secE gene encoding preprotein translocase subunit SecE — protein sequence MKVTTFIQECKAELEKVQWPTREEVVYSTVVVLVTVFFFSIFLFFADSAFVKLLTWFWELGS from the coding sequence GTGAAAGTAACTACTTTTATACAGGAATGTAAAGCGGAGTTGGAAAAGGTCCAGTGGCCTACCCGCGAAGAAGTTGTCTACTCCACCGTAGTGGTGTTAGTAACTGTTTTCTTTTTTTCCATTTTCCTGTTTTTCGCGGATTCGGCATTTGTAAAGCTCCTTACCTGGTTCTGGGAACTGGGTAGCTAA
- the rplJ gene encoding 50S ribosomal protein L10, translating into MANQEKVEAVALLKGKLEAKNNFILACYSGLTVEEITGLRAQLRKEGSEMKVLKNNLFLRALKESEGHKDKNISFGPEYQGPLAAIFAGENLPAVAKVCKDFAKVNKNLIVRAGYMDGSVLDAEGVEAIAGLPSREQLLAQIAGGINAPARTIASGLNQIIASLARAINAVAEKNNA; encoded by the coding sequence ATGGCGAATCAGGAAAAAGTAGAAGCAGTCGCATTACTCAAAGGCAAGCTGGAAGCGAAGAATAACTTCATTCTTGCGTGCTATTCGGGATTGACCGTGGAAGAAATCACCGGTCTCCGCGCTCAGTTGAGAAAAGAAGGTTCCGAGATGAAAGTTCTCAAGAACAATCTTTTCCTAAGAGCTCTGAAAGAATCGGAAGGTCACAAAGACAAAAACATTTCTTTCGGACCTGAATACCAAGGACCATTGGCCGCGATCTTCGCAGGTGAGAATCTTCCAGCCGTTGCAAAAGTTTGCAAAGATTTTGCAAAGGTAAATAAGAATCTCATCGTAAGAGCGGGTTACATGGACGGATCCGTATTGGATGCGGAAGGTGTAGAAGCGATCGCAGGACTTCCAAGTCGCGAACAACTTCTCGCTCAAATCGCCGGTGGAATCAACGCGCCTGCGAGAACGATTGCGTCCGGTCTCAATCAGATCATCGCGTCTCTTGCAAGAGCGATCAACGCGGTTGCGGAAAAGAACAACGCGTAA
- a CDS encoding DMT family transporter produces the protein MGLLWGFIGVFIFSLTLPATKLTVGHFDPLFIGLGRAVLAGILAILALKITKNPLLPIVILPRLILVALGVVIGFPVFSALALQQIPSSHGAVITGILPLTTAIAGTILAKESQTFLFWIASVFGSAIVIFYSFWNQEVSLRFGDLFLFLAVLSAAIGYAEGGRLSKEHGGWKVISWSLVVSLPFVILISAFTFQKNDLEAPASAWFGFLYTGIFSMFLGFFAWYKGLAMSGIGKVGQIQLIQPFLTFLFSAWILSEKIDSSMIFVGLMVGFSIFLGRIRFKKNKVLPETKPDSVH, from the coding sequence ATGGGCTTGCTTTGGGGTTTTATCGGAGTTTTTATTTTTAGTCTTACTCTTCCGGCAACGAAGTTGACCGTTGGACATTTCGATCCGCTTTTCATAGGTTTGGGCCGAGCAGTTCTTGCGGGAATTCTTGCGATCCTTGCGTTGAAGATCACGAAAAACCCTCTTCTACCGATCGTGATTCTCCCTCGCTTGATTCTTGTTGCCTTAGGTGTTGTGATCGGTTTTCCCGTTTTCTCCGCGCTTGCTCTTCAACAGATTCCATCTTCACACGGCGCGGTGATCACCGGCATTCTTCCGCTTACAACGGCGATAGCGGGAACCATTCTTGCAAAAGAATCGCAGACATTCCTATTTTGGATCGCAAGTGTTTTTGGCTCAGCAATCGTGATTTTCTATTCTTTTTGGAATCAGGAAGTTTCTCTTCGTTTCGGTGATCTTTTTCTTTTCCTCGCGGTTCTTTCAGCGGCGATCGGATACGCGGAAGGAGGGAGACTCTCGAAGGAACACGGGGGATGGAAAGTTATATCTTGGTCACTTGTGGTTTCTTTACCTTTCGTAATTCTTATCTCCGCGTTCACATTTCAGAAAAACGATTTGGAAGCGCCGGCCTCCGCGTGGTTCGGTTTTTTATACACCGGAATTTTCAGTATGTTTCTAGGATTTTTCGCTTGGTATAAAGGCCTTGCAATGAGCGGAATCGGAAAGGTCGGACAGATTCAATTGATTCAACCGTTCCTCACCTTCCTTTTCTCCGCATGGATCCTATCCGAGAAGATCGACTCCTCGATGATTTTCGTCGGATTAATGGTAGGGTTCTCCATTTTTCTAGGAAGAATCCGCTTCAAAAAGAATAAAGTCCTTCCGGAAACGAAACCGGATTCAGTACATTAG
- the rplA gene encoding 50S ribosomal protein L1, with product MQRGKKYRALKEKVDSTKFFNIDQAVELAKSTSYTKFDGTLEISTKVNYKSLQNIRGTISLPHGTGKKVRVLVFCKGDKQNDAKNAGADFVGDMDLIEKVAGGWTDFDACVATPDMMKDVGKLGPILGRKGLMPKPKAGTVTNDVAKAVGELKAGRIEYRPDKGGVVHLGVGKVSFDNTKLVENIRTVVQTLMRDKPSDAKGDYLKTFSVSPTMGVGVKVDVKELVNTSV from the coding sequence ATGCAACGCGGAAAAAAATACAGAGCTCTCAAAGAGAAAGTAGATAGCACAAAATTCTTCAATATTGATCAGGCGGTGGAACTTGCAAAGTCCACTTCCTATACGAAGTTTGATGGAACTCTTGAGATTTCTACGAAAGTAAATTATAAATCTCTTCAGAACATTCGTGGAACGATTTCTCTTCCACACGGAACTGGTAAAAAAGTTCGCGTTCTTGTTTTCTGCAAAGGGGACAAACAAAACGACGCGAAGAATGCCGGAGCTGATTTCGTTGGAGATATGGATCTTATCGAAAAGGTAGCGGGCGGTTGGACTGATTTCGACGCTTGTGTAGCTACTCCCGACATGATGAAAGACGTTGGTAAACTCGGTCCGATCCTCGGTAGAAAAGGTCTTATGCCAAAACCGAAAGCGGGAACCGTGACTAACGACGTAGCAAAAGCAGTCGGCGAATTGAAAGCGGGTCGTATCGAGTATCGCCCCGATAAAGGCGGTGTCGTTCACCTCGGAGTTGGTAAAGTTTCTTTCGACAATACGAAGTTAGTCGAAAACATCCGCACCGTAGTTCAAACTCTGATGCGTGATAAACCTTCCGATGCAAAAGGCGATTATTTGAAAACTTTCTCCGTTTCTCCTACGATGGGAGTCGGCGTGAAAGTAGACGTGAAAGAACTGGTCAATACTTCCGTCTGA
- the nusG gene encoding transcription termination/antitermination protein NusG — protein sequence MGTKKWYALQTYSGHENKVQKNIEKLVQQKKLEEKIFQVKIPTMDVAEMKNGKKKVTKRKLMPGYVLIEMDMDDDTRFLIQSLPSVSTFVGSKDGGPEPLSLEEVKNLFSESGDVTNEEPVAPKILFKVGDSLKIIDGPFANFTGLVDEIFPDKGRLRVKVEIFGRSTPVELDYLQVKTEN from the coding sequence ATGGGAACAAAAAAATGGTACGCCCTTCAGACTTATTCCGGACACGAGAATAAGGTTCAGAAGAATATAGAAAAGCTCGTTCAGCAGAAGAAGCTGGAAGAGAAAATTTTCCAGGTTAAGATACCGACCATGGATGTTGCCGAAATGAAAAACGGCAAAAAGAAAGTAACCAAACGCAAGTTGATGCCCGGTTACGTTCTTATCGAAATGGATATGGATGATGATACTCGATTTTTAATCCAGTCTCTTCCGTCCGTTTCGACATTTGTAGGATCCAAAGACGGAGGCCCCGAGCCTCTTTCTCTGGAAGAGGTAAAAAACCTCTTTTCCGAGTCCGGCGACGTTACAAACGAGGAGCCGGTAGCTCCAAAGATCCTCTTCAAAGTAGGGGATTCTTTAAAAATTATCGACGGTCCATTCGCGAACTTCACGGGACTCGTCGACGAAATCTTTCCGGACAAGGGAAGGCTTCGTGTAAAAGTAGAAATCTTCGGGAGATCAACTCCTGTGGAACTGGATTATCTTCAGGTAAAAACTGAAAATTAA
- a CDS encoding CDGSH iron-sulfur domain-containing protein, translated as METVKGKESNIVFDGKKCIHSRNCVLSRPDVFVPNVEGDWIYPDKASIGEIQNLALNCPSGAIRYEAFAESENEKAPIVNLLRVRENGPLAFHADLEITGQEDPGFRVTLCRCGASKNKPFCDSSHNRIDFHATGEPTTQDSTPLPMRNGKLIVKATRNGPLKIAGSLELCSGTGRTINRVTEVYLCRCGGTANKPYCDGTHKTNGFQS; from the coding sequence ATGGAAACCGTCAAAGGAAAAGAATCAAACATAGTCTTCGATGGAAAAAAATGTATTCATTCTAGGAATTGTGTTCTTAGTAGACCCGATGTTTTTGTTCCGAATGTAGAAGGTGATTGGATTTATCCTGATAAGGCGAGCATCGGAGAAATCCAAAACTTAGCGCTGAATTGTCCTTCCGGCGCGATTCGATACGAGGCATTTGCCGAGTCTGAAAATGAAAAAGCGCCGATCGTCAATTTGCTTCGAGTTCGCGAAAACGGACCTCTTGCATTTCACGCGGATCTGGAAATCACCGGTCAAGAAGATCCAGGGTTTCGCGTAACGTTATGCAGATGTGGAGCCTCCAAAAATAAACCCTTTTGTGATTCGAGTCATAATCGAATCGATTTCCATGCGACTGGCGAACCGACAACTCAGGATTCGACCCCGCTCCCCATGAGAAACGGAAAATTGATCGTCAAAGCGACTCGGAATGGCCCTCTGAAAATCGCTGGAAGTTTGGAACTCTGCTCCGGAACCGGAAGAACAATCAATCGAGTTACGGAAGTTTATCTCTGTCGATGCGGAGGTACTGCGAATAAACCCTATTGCGATGGAACCCATAAGACAAATGGATTTCAGTCCTGA
- the rplL gene encoding 50S ribosomal protein L7/L12, which produces MSTEALLEQIGKLTLVEAADLVKKMEDKFGISAAAPVAVAAAAPAAGGAVAEEASTYNVILKGFGDKKIEVIKLVREITGLGLKEAKDLVEAGGKSVKEGVSKAEADDLKKKLEGVGAQIELKAS; this is translated from the coding sequence ATGTCTACAGAAGCGCTATTAGAGCAAATCGGAAAACTAACCTTAGTTGAGGCTGCAGACCTCGTTAAAAAAATGGAAGATAAATTCGGCATTTCTGCTGCGGCTCCGGTTGCAGTAGCCGCGGCGGCACCTGCCGCTGGTGGAGCAGTTGCTGAAGAAGCTTCTACGTATAACGTCATTCTGAAAGGTTTTGGCGATAAGAAAATCGAAGTGATCAAACTCGTAAGAGAAATCACAGGACTCGGATTGAAAGAGGCGAAAGACCTCGTTGAAGCTGGCGGAAAGTCTGTTAAAGAAGGCGTTTCTAAAGCAGAAGCTGATGACCTCAAAAAGAAACTCGAGGGCGTTGGCGCACAGATTGAACTCAAAGCGAGCTAA
- the rplK gene encoding 50S ribosomal protein L11: MAAKKVVKQIKLQVEAGKANPAPPVGPALGQAGLNIMEFCKQFNERSKAQIGLKLPVVITVFSDRSFTFITKSPPAALLVKKAIGLETGSSTPHTHKVGKITRKQLEEIAKTKMEDLNANDIDAAVNIIAGTCRSMGVTVD; the protein is encoded by the coding sequence ATGGCAGCAAAAAAAGTAGTAAAGCAGATTAAACTTCAGGTAGAAGCGGGAAAAGCAAACCCTGCACCTCCCGTTGGTCCGGCACTTGGTCAGGCCGGTCTTAACATCATGGAATTCTGCAAGCAATTCAATGAAAGATCGAAAGCGCAAATCGGATTAAAACTTCCGGTTGTAATCACCGTATTTTCGGATCGTAGTTTTACATTCATCACCAAGTCTCCTCCGGCGGCTCTTCTCGTGAAGAAAGCAATCGGTTTGGAAACTGGATCTTCAACCCCTCACACTCATAAGGTTGGAAAGATCACTCGCAAACAACTCGAAGAGATCGCCAAAACAAAAATGGAAGACCTCAACGCAAACGACATAGACGCGGCCGTGAATATCATCGCTGGAACCTGCCGTTCTATGGGTGTTACCGTAGATTAA
- a CDS encoding glycosyltransferase, with protein MKIVSVIIPVQEGDSESEILLRELPHLIPEKWEIIISSSSEKENRAKALNSGVKKSQGEFLWFLHGDSQITSETISFLQNAIAAFPNALHYYKLQFYPESLRMKINSNGANFRSWLLNSPFGDQGLCIRKETFLRLGGFDEKTPYGEDLLFVWTSQENGIRLHRINSFLRTSDRKYRKKGWWKITLLHQYLYWKLAFLHFFGKNEDSPKI; from the coding sequence ATGAAAATCGTCTCGGTGATTATCCCAGTGCAAGAAGGAGATTCTGAATCTGAAATTCTCTTGAGGGAGCTCCCGCACTTGATTCCGGAAAAATGGGAAATCATCATTTCCTCATCGTCCGAAAAGGAAAATCGGGCGAAGGCCCTCAATTCCGGAGTCAAAAAATCACAAGGAGAATTCCTTTGGTTTCTCCATGGAGACAGTCAAATCACCTCGGAAACAATCTCTTTTCTTCAAAACGCAATTGCGGCTTTTCCAAATGCATTACATTATTATAAACTTCAATTCTATCCTGAAAGTTTACGAATGAAAATCAACTCGAACGGCGCAAATTTTCGTTCCTGGCTTTTGAATTCTCCTTTTGGAGACCAAGGACTTTGCATTCGCAAAGAAACGTTCCTTCGACTCGGCGGATTTGATGAAAAGACTCCTTATGGAGAAGATCTTCTTTTTGTTTGGACGTCTCAAGAGAACGGGATTCGTTTACACAGAATCAATTCTTTCCTTAGGACGAGTGACCGGAAGTATCGAAAAAAAGGTTGGTGGAAGATTACGCTACTTCATCAATATCTCTATTGGAAGTTGGCCTTTCTTCATTTCTTCGGAAAGAATGAAGATTCTCCGAAAATATAA
- a CDS encoding aldo/keto reductase, protein MKQKQLGKNGPQVSEVGLGCMGMSDFYGNKETRDRAESIRTIHAALDAGINLLNTGDFYGIGHNELLISEALRSTSSKPLISVKFGALRTPQGGFSGYDARPAAVKNFAAYSLVRLGVDVIDIYQPSRVDPNVPIEETVGAISELIKEGKVRFLGLSEASPENIRRAHKIHPVTALEIEYSLATRLIEKEILSTARELGIGIVPYGILSRGLLSGKISGTLQEGDFRSHSPRFMGKNLESNLERVNVLQELAKEKNCTPAQLAIAWVLHQGNDIVPLLGSTRTSSLKENLGALSIELSPEELRRMSDSFPEGSFQGDRYPAPQMQTVAK, encoded by the coding sequence ATGAAACAAAAACAATTAGGTAAGAATGGCCCTCAGGTTTCGGAAGTCGGACTCGGATGTATGGGAATGTCGGACTTCTACGGGAACAAGGAGACAAGGGACCGAGCTGAAAGCATTCGGACGATTCACGCGGCCTTGGATGCAGGAATCAATCTTCTCAACACCGGAGATTTTTACGGAATCGGACACAACGAACTCCTCATCTCGGAAGCACTCAGGTCCACTTCTTCAAAACCTTTGATCAGCGTAAAATTCGGAGCGCTCCGAACTCCTCAAGGCGGTTTTAGCGGATACGATGCAAGACCGGCCGCGGTGAAAAACTTCGCGGCGTATTCTTTGGTTCGCTTGGGAGTCGATGTGATCGACATCTATCAGCCTTCTCGTGTGGATCCGAACGTTCCGATCGAAGAAACCGTTGGAGCGATTTCGGAACTCATAAAAGAAGGAAAGGTGCGTTTCTTAGGTCTTTCGGAAGCTTCTCCGGAAAATATAAGAAGGGCGCATAAAATTCATCCGGTGACGGCACTCGAGATAGAATATTCTTTGGCGACGAGGCTGATCGAAAAAGAAATTCTTTCCACTGCGAGAGAACTTGGCATCGGAATCGTTCCTTATGGAATTCTCTCTCGCGGATTACTCTCCGGAAAAATTTCAGGAACTCTGCAAGAAGGAGATTTTAGATCCCATTCTCCCCGCTTTATGGGAAAAAACCTTGAATCCAATCTGGAGCGGGTCAATGTGCTTCAAGAACTTGCTAAGGAAAAGAATTGCACGCCTGCACAACTCGCGATCGCTTGGGTTCTTCACCAAGGAAACGATATCGTTCCTTTGTTGGGATCGACAAGAACGAGTAGTCTCAAAGAGAATTTAGGAGCGCTATCGATTGAATTGAGTCCGGAAGAATTGAGAAGAATGAGCGATTCTTTCCCGGAAGGATCTTTTCAAGGAGATCGTTATCCGGCCCCTCAGATGCAGACGGTAGCAAAATGA
- a CDS encoding trimeric intracellular cation channel family protein, producing MDLSYYIELIGVGFFAISGALAAAEKKGHHNDIFSAFFTGFITAIGGGTLRDITLGNYPVAWVRDQNVLWAIFFGFVLTILFARYWVRFRREIFIFDSIGIGIYTVIGTKISLLAGVNPFASVILGMVSAIFGGVIRDTLINEVPLIFRKEIYATACLAGATLYVALQYLNIDENWNTGFSVFLVVFIRIVAVRCNLSLPKFRLPE from the coding sequence ATGGATTTATCATATTATATAGAACTCATTGGTGTGGGTTTTTTTGCGATTTCCGGAGCGTTGGCGGCGGCGGAAAAAAAGGGGCACCACAACGATATCTTCAGCGCATTTTTTACGGGATTCATTACCGCGATCGGAGGAGGAACGCTCCGCGACATCACGCTCGGAAATTATCCTGTTGCATGGGTTCGAGATCAAAACGTCCTCTGGGCGATCTTTTTCGGATTCGTATTGACGATTCTTTTTGCGCGCTACTGGGTTCGTTTTCGCCGAGAAATTTTCATCTTTGATTCGATCGGTATCGGTATTTATACGGTGATCGGGACCAAAATTTCGCTACTCGCCGGAGTCAACCCGTTTGCCTCGGTGATCTTAGGAATGGTTTCCGCAATCTTCGGAGGAGTAATCCGCGATACTCTGATCAACGAGGTCCCTCTTATTTTCAGAAAGGAAATCTATGCGACCGCCTGTCTTGCCGGAGCGACTCTCTATGTGGCATTACAATATTTGAATATAGATGAAAACTGGAATACGGGGTTTTCCGTTTTTCTCGTCGTCTTCATTCGAATCGTCGCGGTTCGTTGCAACCTTTCTCTTCCTAAGTTCAGATTACCGGAATGA